The Moritella sp. F3 sequence CCTGACATTTCTTCGTATACTGGTTCAACAAGTTCATAACCGTCAGCAGCCATAGGTGGCACGTCAAGGATTGAACCGTCTTGTTGCATGTAACCAGTACAGATTTTCAGCGTTTCTAAACCATCTAATACATCTAGCTTAGTTAGGCAGAAACCTGTGATGCTGTTTAACTGAATTGCACGTTTCATTGCAACTGCGTCAAACCAACCACAACGACGCTCACGTCCAGTAGTTGCGCCAAATTCATGACCTTTAACACCTAGGTGATTACCGATTTCATCATCAAGTTCAGTTGGGAATGGACCAGAACCAACACGTGTAGTGTAAGCTTTAGTAATACCAAGAACATAATCGATGTGACATGGACCAAAACCACTACCAGTAGCTACGCCACCTGCAGTTGTGTTTGATGATGTTACATACGGGTAAGTACCGTGATCGATATCTAGTAATGTACCTTGAGCACCTTCAAACATGATGTCATCACCGCGGCGACGTGCATCATCAAGAAGCGAAGTTACGTCTACGATCATGTCTAGTAAGATAGGTGCAACTTCGTGCATCTGTGCTAGAACATCTTCATAGCTTACTTCAGGTTCATTATAGTAATGCTGTAGTTGGAAGTTATGGTATTCCATTACTTCTTTCAATTTAACAGCAAACTGTTCCATGTTGAATAGATCACCAACACGCAAGCCACGACGAGCAACTTTGTCTTCGTAAGCTGGACCGATACCACGACCAGTTGTACCGATTGCTTTTTTGCCACGTGCTTTTTCACGGGCATTATCAAGCGATACATGGTATGGAAGGATTAATGGACACGCTTCACTGATAAGCATACGCTCGCGAGCAGGAATACCACGCTCTTCAAGCATTTTAACTTCAGTCATTAATGCATCAGGAGCCAGTACAACACCATTACCAATGATACATTTAACGTTTGAACGTAAAATACCAGATGGAATTAAGTGAAGAACTGTTTTCTCACCATTGATTACTAGTGTGTGACCAGCATTGTGACCACCTTGGTAGCGCACTACATATTTAGCTCTGTCGGTAAGTAGATCTACTACTTTACCTTTACCTTCGTCACCCCATTGAGTGCCGAGAATAACTACATTCTTTCCCATGATACCGTCGCGGTTGTTGGTTAAAAGAGGATTCTAGCAAAATTTAAATCAAAATGTTTAAAAAATTTGATATCTATCTCATTAAAATCGTAAAAAATCACTTTACTTGTTGTTCTGCTGTACAAAAATTTGTTCTGCTGTACAAAAAAATTACAGTATAAACAATAATACAAAACCAGTTACGACTAAACAACCGGCATATTTACGTACTTTGTCAGTAGGTTGCTGACTAACGGATGTGAGCATTTTTTGCCATTGTTTAGGCATCAACATCGGCATAATACCTTCGATGATAAATACAATCGCTAGCGCTAACCACAGTTCATTACTCATCAAACCACCTTATTATAGTGCCACATAACGTAAGCACCAAAAAAATAGCATAAAAAATCCGTTCACAGCGGAACGGATTTTAAATTTAGTTAATCAGACACTCATTGAGCGTATAGATCATACTATTTTGCAGTTGCTACGCCCACATTTTTTGGAGCGCGCATTGCAACCATCGATACTATGATAGCAAGAGCGGTAGGTAATACCCAAGCTAAACCTTGATCGAATAGTGGCAAAAATTCAAAACCACTCATCGCTAAACCAGCGACTTTAAGACCATCTAACACACCAAACATAAATGCAACAACCATCACTAGGCGAAATGCAAACTGTGGATTAGGAAAACGTTCTTGTAATAACGTGAGTGCAACAATCGCAATCGCAATCGGATATACCGCAAATAATACCGGCACAGAGATGCTGATGAGCTGTGATAAGCCAACATTAGCAACAATCGCACAGACAACGCAGTTAATCACAACAAGCATTTTATATGACCATTGTGGTTTCAGTTCATGGAAGAACTCAGCAACCGCACTTGCTAGGCCTACAGCCGTGGTTAAGCAAGCTAAGGTAACAACTGCCGCTAGAATATACTGACCAGGCATGCCAAATAGTGCTTGAACATAAGTCGCTAAAATCATGCCACCGTTTACATCAGCACCCACAGCAATCAATGATTGGCTCGTTGCACCTAAGTAGAATAGTGAAATATAAACAAACGCCAGACCCGCTGCTGCAATTGAACCAGCCATCACTAAGTACTTAAATTGGCCTGCTTTATCTGTAACGCCTTTGCTTTTTAGTACGTTGATAATCAACATACCAAACATCAATGACGCAAACGTATCCATGGTGTTATAACCTTCAAGGAAACCTTTCGTAAACGGGCTATCAACGTACGCTTCACGTGCGATACCAATGTCACCTTGTGGCATAACAAATACCGCAATCGCTAGCACTGTTAATAGCGCGATTAATGCTGGCGTTAAAATCTTACCAATATTATCAATTAATTTACCTTGGCTTAGTGCAAAATAAGCAGTGATGATGAAGAAAACAACAGAGTACACAGCCAATGTCGTTTCATTTGCTGCATCACCTAAAAAAGGCTTAATACCCATTTCATAAGCAACAAGGCTGGTTCTTGGCGCTGCGAATGCAGGACCTATGATGATGTAAATCGCCACAGCAATGGCAGTGGCTGCCATTGCTGGTAAAAAACGCGTCATGGTAATTAAACCACCACCGGCTTTTGCAACTGCGATTATCGTAATAAGGGGTAAGCCAACGGCTGTCGCTAAGAAACCAAACATTGCAGGCATAAACGATTGGCCAGCAAGATTACCTGCTAAAGGTGGAAAAATGATGTTGCCCGCGCCTAAAAAGAACGCAAACGTCATAAAGCCGATGGCTAAAACATCAGCTGTTTTTAATTTGATAGTCATTATTATACTCTCTGCTTAGATATTGTTGTGTGTTCATTTATTCACTTCTTCCTTGAAGCAAGCATGGAGAAATTCCTCTCCTAGCCGGTGTAGCACAAAGTATTATAATTATGTTCTTGTAAAGAATTTTGTATTAGCCACTCACCCATTAAAGAGCGATACTAACAATTTGGTCATTAAGTGCAAGCCCAAATCCAAAATGTGCTTAGTGGAATTACATTTTTAAATAAAATTCTTTAGTGATATCTTGATAATCTTTAGAGTAACTACCATCAGGTTCATGGATCGTAAGCGATTTATTTTCCAGCATTGCCTGACCACGACGGATACGCATGAGCATACGCTTGTAAGGTTTTTTAGGGGTCGTTTTTATATTTAGGCAAGTTAAGTTAAGACTACCCAATTGTTGGCAATAAGTAGCAAGTTCACAACCTGATTTATAAGGCAGTACTAAAGCAATACAGCCATTTGGCGCTAACAGGGTCAGTGCACAATCAATCAACTCTTGATGGGATAAGCTGCCAGTATGTCTTGCTGTTTTTCTTGCATCATCAGTAAATTCTTGGCCATGGGCGAAATAAGGTGGATTAGACACAATCAGATCAAACGTAGCAGGTTCTGCTTTATCGGTTTGACCTAGTGCTTGTAAGGCGACATGTTTCACTGCAATTGAAGATGACCATGGTGAGTTATCAACATTACGTTTAGCTTGCTCGCACGCAGATGCATCAATATCAATCGCTATCGCCTGCAGATTACCCTGGCAACGTTGCGCCAACATCAGGCTAATCAGTCCCGAGCCTGTACCAATATCCAATACCTTTAATGGTGCTGGTGATACGGTATTCACATCAGCCCAGCCTCCGAGTAAAATCCCATCAGTCCCCACTTTCATCGCACAATCTGCGTGTGAAACATGAAACTGCTTAAAACTAAAACCATCACTTTTATTTATCACTGACTACTCAACCATCTTAAATATGACAACACGGTATATCATTTCAGTATTACTCGGCCGTGCGAGACAATACTTTTGAACGTGAGAACGGGATCATTTCATGCATAGAAAAATCATTATCCAAAATAAGTTCTAATTGTTCATTTAGTGGGCGCCATGGATCATAATTAAAATAAAGGTAAATCCCATAACCTACGTCATGCTCTTTCACTTTTGTTGCCTCAACACCGAATTGCAATAACGAGATCGGTGTATAGTCCAAACCAGCAGTAAATTTATGACTACTATCAGAGGGATCGTAATCATCATTAATCTGAATATTATCACCCCAAAAATATTCAAACGAACTATGGAATTGTAACGTCGGCGTAATAGCACCTTCAGCACGTAAATCCATGCTAGTTACCAGATTATCAGCTTCATCTTTACCCGACACCGGAAAATAGATATTCGATGAAAGATTAAAGACATAATCAGGGTCATCATACTTAGTACCGACAGATAAACGTTGCTCACCGGAGTCAACTTCCACATCCCAAAAGGCATTAA is a genomic window containing:
- a CDS encoding adenylosuccinate synthase; the protein is MGKNVVILGTQWGDEGKGKVVDLLTDRAKYVVRYQGGHNAGHTLVINGEKTVLHLIPSGILRSNVKCIIGNGVVLAPDALMTEVKMLEERGIPARERMLISEACPLILPYHVSLDNAREKARGKKAIGTTGRGIGPAYEDKVARRGLRVGDLFNMEQFAVKLKEVMEYHNFQLQHYYNEPEVSYEDVLAQMHEVAPILLDMIVDVTSLLDDARRRGDDIMFEGAQGTLLDIDHGTYPYVTSSNTTAGGVATGSGFGPCHIDYVLGITKAYTTRVGSGPFPTELDDEIGNHLGVKGHEFGATTGRERRCGWFDAVAMKRAIQLNSITGFCLTKLDVLDGLETLKICTGYMQQDGSILDVPPMAADGYELVEPVYEEMSGWNDVTYGATTLEQLPEAAIAYIKRIEEITGVPIHIVSTGPDRNETMVLVNPYDV
- a CDS encoding DUF2065 family protein, giving the protein MSNELWLALAIVFIIEGIMPMLMPKQWQKMLTSVSQQPTDKVRKYAGCLVVTGFVLLFIL
- the brnQ gene encoding branched-chain amino acid transport system II carrier protein, which encodes MTIKLKTADVLAIGFMTFAFFLGAGNIIFPPLAGNLAGQSFMPAMFGFLATAVGLPLITIIAVAKAGGGLITMTRFLPAMAATAIAVAIYIIIGPAFAAPRTSLVAYEMGIKPFLGDAANETTLAVYSVVFFIITAYFALSQGKLIDNIGKILTPALIALLTVLAIAVFVMPQGDIGIAREAYVDSPFTKGFLEGYNTMDTFASLMFGMLIINVLKSKGVTDKAGQFKYLVMAGSIAAAGLAFVYISLFYLGATSQSLIAVGADVNGGMILATYVQALFGMPGQYILAAVVTLACLTTAVGLASAVAEFFHELKPQWSYKMLVVINCVVCAIVANVGLSQLISISVPVLFAVYPIAIAIVALTLLQERFPNPQFAFRLVMVVAFMFGVLDGLKVAGLAMSGFEFLPLFDQGLAWVLPTALAIIVSMVAMRAPKNVGVATAK
- a CDS encoding tRNA1(Val) (adenine(37)-N6)-methyltransferase, whose amino-acid sequence is MINKSDGFSFKQFHVSHADCAMKVGTDGILLGGWADVNTVSPAPLKVLDIGTGSGLISLMLAQRCQGNLQAIAIDIDASACEQAKRNVDNSPWSSSIAVKHVALQALGQTDKAEPATFDLIVSNPPYFAHGQEFTDDARKTARHTGSLSHQELIDCALTLLAPNGCIALVLPYKSGCELATYCQQLGSLNLTCLNIKTTPKKPYKRMLMRIRRGQAMLENKSLTIHEPDGSYSKDYQDITKEFYLKM
- a CDS encoding inverse autotransporter beta domain-containing protein, coding for MRLRALFPAASLFFAILLLSFATSISAAEDKYYSENEGKISNDGYWGKKRGHVGGEEQRKPTPPAETPEEPGFEALEFTKPLYSKLSFGLVLQSNYDDYERHGSSLADNPGFDYVVDNVFTDDLVWQANIDYKNDDILISNGIGILPEDSLIGVGVNAFWDVEVDSGEQRLSVGTKYDDPDYVFNLSSNIYFPVSGKDEADNLVTSMDLRAEGAITPTLQFHSSFEYFWGDNIQINDDYDPSDSSHKFTAGLDYTPISLLQFGVEATKVKEHDVGYGIYLYFNYDPWRPLNEQLELILDNDFSMHEMIPFSRSKVLSRTAE